In Amia ocellicauda isolate fAmiCal2 chromosome 16, fAmiCal2.hap1, whole genome shotgun sequence, the following proteins share a genomic window:
- the LOC136711388 gene encoding histone H2AX-like — MSGRGKTGGKQRAKAKTRSSRAGLQFPVGRVHRLLRKGNYAQRVGAGAPVYLAAVLEYLTAEILELAGNAARDNKKTRIIPRHLQLAVRNDEELNKLLGGVTIAQGGVLPNIQAVLLPKKTEKPAKKKLKIVANMSGRGKTGGKQRAKAKTRSSRAGLQFPVGRVHRLLRKGNYAQRVGAGAPVYLAAVLEYLTAEILELAGNAARDNKKTRIIPRHLQLAVRNDEELNKLLGGVTIAQGGVLPNIQAVLLPKKTEKPAKK, encoded by the exons ATGAGCGGAAGAGGCAAAACCGGCGGAAAGCAGAGAGCGAAGGCCAAGACTcgctcctccagggctggactaCAGTTCCCAGTCGGCCGTGTCCACAGGCTGCTGCGGAAGGGAAACTATGCCCAGCGCGTCGGTGCTGGAGCCCCGGTCTATCTGGCCGCTGTGCTGGAGTATCTGACCGCCGAGATCCTGGAGCTGGCTGGCAACGCCGCCCGGGACAACAAGAAGACCCGCATCATCCCCCGGCACCTGCAGCTCGCCGTCCGCAACGACGAGGAGCTGAACAAGCTGCTGGGCGGCGTGACCATCGCCCAGGGCGGCGTGCTGCCCAACAtccaggccgtgctgctgcccaaGAAGACCGAGAAGCCCGCCAAGAA AAAACTAA AAATTGTTGCAAACATGAGCGGAAGAGGCAAAACCGGCGGAAAGCAGAGAGCGAAGGCCAAGACTcgctcctccagggctggactaCAGTTCCCAGTCGGCCGTGTCCACAGGCTGCTGCGGAAGGGAAACTATGCCCAGCGCGTCGGTGCTGGAGCCCCGGTCTATCTGGCCGCTGTGCTGGAGTATCTGACCGCCGAGATCCTGGAGCTGGCTGGCAACGCCGCCCGGGACAACAAGAAGACCCGCATCATCCCCCGGCACCTGCAGCTCGCCGTCCGCAACGACGAGGAGCTGAACAAGCTGCTGGGCGGCGTGACCATCGCCCAGGGCGGCGTGCTGCCCAACAtccaggccgtgctgctgcccaaGAAGACCGAGAAGCCCGCCAAGAAGTAA
- the LOC136711387 gene encoding histone H1-like, producing the protein MAEEVAPAPAAAPAKAPKKKAAAKPKKAGPSVSDLIVKAVSASKERSGVSLAALKKSLAASGYDVEKNNSRVKVAVKSLVTKGALVQVKGTGASGSFKLNKQQAEAKKKPATKTAAKPKKPAAKKPAAAKKPAAAAKSKKPAAKKPAAAKKSPKKAKKPAAAKKATKSPKKVAKKPAAPKKATKSPKKAKAAKPKVAKPKTVKPKAKKAAPKKK; encoded by the coding sequence atggCGGAAGAAGTCGCTCCAGCTCCCGCCGCCGCTCCGGCCAAGGCGCCCAAGAAGAAAGCCGCCGCCAAGCCCAAGAAGGCAGGACCCAGCGTGAGCGATCTGATCGTTAAAGCTGTGTCCGCTTCCAAGGAGAGGAGCGGCGTCTCGCTGGCCGCTCTGAAGAAATCCTTGGCGGCCAGCGGCTACGACGTGGAGAAGAACAACTCCCGCGTCAAGGTTGCAGTCAAGAGCCTGGTGACCAAGGGCGCTCTGGTGCAGGTTAAGGGCACCGGCGCTTCGGGCTCCTTCAAGCTGAACAAGCAGCAGGCGGAGGCCAAGAAGAAGCCCGCCACGAAGACCGCTGCTAAGCCCAAGAAGCCAGCGGCCAAGAAACCCGCCGCCGCCAAGAAACCCGCTGCGGCTGCAAAGTCCAAAAAGCCCGCAGCGAAGAAGCCAGCGGCCGCCAAGAAGTCTCCCAAGAAGGCCAAGAAGCCCGCGGCGGCCAAAAAGGCGACCAAGAGCCCCAAAAAAGTTGCTAAGAAGCCGGCGGCGCCCAAGAAGGCCACCAAGAGCCCCAAGAAAGCCAAGGCGGCCAAGCCCAAAGTGGCCAAACCCAAAACCGTCAAGCCGAAAGCCAAGAAGGCGGCTCCGAAGAAAAAGTGA
- the LOC136711675 gene encoding histone H4 yields MSGRGKGGKGLGKGGAKRHRKVLRDNIQGITKPAIRRLARRGGVKRISGLIYEETRGVLKVFLENVIRDAVTYTEHAKRKTVTAMDVVYALKRQGRTLYGFGG; encoded by the coding sequence ATGTCTGGAAGAGGTAAGGGTGGAAAGGGACTCGGTAAAGGAGGCGCTAAGCGCCATCGTAAAGTGCTCCGTGATAACATCCAGGGAATCACCAAGCCCGCTATTCGCCGCCTGGCTCGGCGTGGTGGAGTCAAGCGCATCTCCGGCCTGATCTACGAGGAGACCCGTGGAGTGCTGAAGGTGTTCCTGGAGAATGTGATCCGTGATGCCGTCACCTACACCGAGCACGCCAAGAGGAAGACCGTCACCGCCATGGATGTGGTGTACGCGCTGAAGCGCCAGGGTCGCACTCTGTACGGCTTCGGAGGATAA
- the LOC136711572 gene encoding histone H2B, which produces MPEPAKSAPKKGSKKAVTKTAVKGGKKRRKSRKESYAIYVYKVLKQVHPDTGISSKAMGIMNSFVNDIFERIAGEASRLAHYNKRSTITSREIQTAVRLLLPGELAKHAVSEGTKAVTKYTSSK; this is translated from the coding sequence ATGCCTGAACCAGCGAAGTCTGCTCCCAAGAAGGGCTCCAAGAAAGCCGTGACCAAGACGGCGGTGAAGGGCGGCAAGAAGCGCAGAAAGTCCAGGAAGGAGAGCTACGCCATCTACGTGTACAAAGTGCTGAAGCAGGTGCACCCGGACACCGGCATCTCTTCCAAGGCCATGGGCATCATGAACTCCTTCGTCAACGACATCTTCGAGCGCATCGCCGGCGAGGCCTCCCGCCTGGCGCACTACAACAAGCGCTCCACCATCACCTCCCGGGAGATCCAGACCGCCGTGCGGCTGCTGCTGCCCGGAGAGCTGGCCAAGCACGCCGTGTCTGAGGGCACTAAGGCCGTCACCAAGTACACCAGCTCCAAGTAA
- the LOC136711571 gene encoding histone H2A-like has product MSGRGKTGGKQRAKAKTRSSRAGLQFPVGRVHRLLRKGNYAQRVGAGAPVYLAAVLEYLTAEILELAGNAARDNKKTRIIPRHLQLAVRNDEELNKLLGGVTIAQGGVLPNIQAVLLPKKTEKPAKK; this is encoded by the coding sequence ATGAGCGGAAGAGGCAAAACCGGCGGAAAGCAGAGAGCGAAGGCCAAGACTcgctcctccagggctggactaCAGTTCCCAGTCGGCCGTGTCCACAGGCTGCTGCGGAAGGGAAACTATGCCCAGCGCGTCGGTGCTGGAGCCCCGGTCTATCTGGCCGCTGTGCTGGAGTATCTGACCGCCGAGATCCTGGAGCTGGCTGGCAACGCCGCCCGGGACAACAAGAAGACCCGCATCATCCCCCGGCACCTGCAGCTCGCCGTCCGCAACGACGAGGAGCTGAACAAGCTGCTGGGCGGCGTGACCATCGCCCAGGGCGGCGTGCTGCCCAACAtccaggccgtgctgctgcccaaGAAGACCGAGAAGCCCGCCAAGAAGTAA
- the LOC136711311 gene encoding histone H3: MARTKQTARKSTGGKAPRKQLATKAARKSAPATGGVKKPHRYRPGTVALREIRRYQKSTELLIRKLPFQRLVREIAQDFKTDLRFQSSAVMALQEASEAYLVGLFEDTNLCAIHAKRVTIMPKDIQLARRIRGERA; this comes from the coding sequence ATGGCCAGGACAAAGCAGACTGCTCGCAAATCCACCGGCGGAAAGGCGCCTAGAAAACAGCTGGCAACCAAAGCTGCTCGCAAGAGCGCCCCGGCCACCGGCGGAGTGAAGAAGCCTCACCGCTACAGGCCCGGCACTGTGGCTCTCCGGGAGATCCGCCGCTACCAGAAGTCCACCGAGCTGCTGATCCGCAAGCTGCCCTTCCAGCGCCTGGTCCGAGAGATCGCCCAGGACTTCAAGACCGACCTGCGCTTCCAGAGCTCCGCCGTCATGGCTCTGCAGGAGGCCAGCGAGGCGTACTTGGTCGGCCTGTTCGAGGACACCAACCTGTGCGCCATCCACGCCAAGAGAGTCACCATCATGCCCAAAGACATCCAGCTGGCCCGCCGCATCCGGGGAGAGCGAGCCTAG